Proteins found in one Gemmatimonadota bacterium genomic segment:
- a CDS encoding sulfatase encodes MSGHPAKNIVFVFSDQHRWCSTGFGGSRQVRTPYMDRMADEGVVFDLAVSNIPVCTPWRAAFLTGQYPLTTGMFMNDVRLPTDRPTLGTVLRAAGYDTAYIGKWHLDGPSRSGHTPPGPRRQGFDFWAVGNCTHDYMHSLYYRDSEAPLYWNGYDAEAQTSLAIKYLRTRERDRPFALVLSWGPPHNPYDAVPGRYLDLYPPEEVEVRPNCPDPARTDLAGYYAHITALDDQLARLGGVLEEQGLMDETIFVYTSDHGDMLGSQGRQRKQHPWDESIHVPFVMRCPDQADQADRADQAHARLRIGTPFNVVDIMPTLLGLAGIPVPGSCEGRDHAPAVRGEAFTGNDAAYIMSIAPFSEYRGQPWRGIRTAGHTYVRNLDGPWLLYDNREDPCQLSNLAGREEHADLQRRLDDQLHQEMARRGDALLPAGHYLERFGYEVNEAGAVPYETAVPPPGRRGRPEHGGTT; translated from the coding sequence ATGTCCGGCCACCCCGCCAAAAACATCGTGTTCGTGTTCAGCGATCAGCACCGATGGTGCAGCACCGGCTTCGGCGGCAGCCGCCAAGTGCGGACGCCGTACATGGACCGCATGGCCGACGAGGGCGTCGTCTTCGACCTGGCAGTCTCCAACATCCCGGTCTGCACGCCCTGGCGGGCGGCTTTTCTGACCGGACAGTATCCATTGACGACCGGCATGTTCATGAACGATGTGCGGCTTCCAACGGACCGGCCGACCCTGGGCACGGTCCTGCGGGCGGCGGGCTACGACACGGCCTACATCGGAAAATGGCATCTCGACGGCCCGTCCCGGAGCGGACACACGCCGCCCGGCCCCCGCAGGCAGGGGTTCGATTTCTGGGCCGTGGGCAACTGCACCCACGACTACATGCACTCCCTGTACTACCGGGATTCGGAAGCGCCGCTGTACTGGAACGGCTACGATGCGGAGGCGCAGACTTCCCTGGCCATCAAATACCTGCGCACCCGGGAACGGGACCGGCCCTTCGCGCTGGTGCTGTCGTGGGGGCCGCCGCATAATCCCTACGACGCCGTTCCCGGCCGCTACCTCGACCTGTATCCTCCGGAGGAAGTGGAGGTGCGTCCCAACTGTCCCGATCCTGCCCGGACCGACCTGGCGGGTTATTATGCGCATATCACGGCCCTCGACGACCAGTTGGCGCGGCTCGGCGGCGTCCTCGAAGAACAGGGACTGATGGACGAAACGATTTTCGTCTATACTTCGGATCACGGCGACATGCTCGGGTCGCAGGGCCGGCAGCGCAAGCAGCACCCCTGGGACGAGTCCATCCACGTTCCCTTCGTGATGCGTTGCCCGGACCAGGCGGACCAGGCGGACCGGGCGGACCAGGCGCACGCGAGGCTTCGGATCGGCACCCCCTTCAACGTGGTGGATATCATGCCGACGCTCCTCGGTCTGGCGGGCATCCCCGTACCCGGATCCTGCGAGGGTCGGGACCACGCCCCGGCGGTGCGGGGAGAGGCCTTTACGGGCAACGATGCCGCCTACATCATGAGCATCGCGCCTTTTTCGGAATACCGGGGTCAGCCGTGGCGGGGAATCCGGACCGCCGGACACACCTATGTACGCAATCTCGACGGTCCCTGGCTGCTGTACGACAACCGGGAGGATCCATGCCAGCTGTCCAACCTGGCCGGCCGGGAGGAACATGCCGACCTGCAGCGCCGGCTTGACGACCAGTTGCATCAAGAGATGGCCCGGCGTGGCGACGCGCTGCTTCCCGCCGGCCATTACCTGGAGCGGTTCGGCTACGAAGTGAACGAAGCCGGGGCGGTACCCTACGAGACGGCGGTTCCCCCGCCTGGTCGACGCGGTCGGCCGGAACATGGCGGGACAACTTGA
- a CDS encoding GNAT family N-acetyltransferase, with product MTMAEQANLRLIDPVRDAAAIAGMWNESDGEWPGTWNSGVPTTARDIREWHEKEEYTAVFVWAEGEKIGGYCSLVYDKDDGEALYLALLNVSPRFQGRSIGRRLLVRSVEMAIEDKKYHLDLDTWSGNVKAMAPYKRTGFFWDAGGWPIMRNYMPAILEMPCTRYFFDRHDWYESLERRIDQQPDDETWEGLVIFTYRFTSGGTPSSSGGAGSGADEPESAGDREELTVRVDREARHVTAVETADLSAWATVDEIEPVRGGQTLLRWKLENRKDAPAAFSLTAKETGDLSIDYHCRKTLGPGETVSLEAPVSVSAKAETADVKKTAPRVRTSIRWDDLPIDLATGIRPRVEMSFSVDPGEITLAPGAPRPVRVTLHSQLAEDVEAQVRITASDGLSVDRSARTVAVPARGYGGFETVLEADRPGVFGLTLSGRFEREGKPVDLADAKHAVFALAPGGLLYHQDGAVRFENEIFRANLVAEGGQLKISDRATGRHLGTEGGRPIPPKWPSEYSESDFKLKAEGDGNGVVLTATFASRKTPGLVFSRIIRLNAGPVITVEHTLENTGFDPRTSRLYQFVTNGGADQSALTLPLREGILKARCSDRPAPDDHDFKMGDSYAETWGAFEMPHGTMGVLWLDGLDEVEWSGYEFQAVSVETTCAPQSCVSFGALRLRVGDGGWQGVRRLWRRIQGEPVGEGEPVPRILDEFEASTDPPLAVVSGDETDIRFRIAQWKSRKASGTVSFVMPDGWRCDPPWASFSDVDWRQPFYGSVRLSTSRPPGVYTGRMVLDSGERGAEVELPLVRLTDGSVVEVDEVESGGHVEFGGHRVYTIRNQRLEIDVAPSFLGSVSAIRDAGGECNHLASAFPRPEAFGWSYPWYGGLQPEIVLDRLSWTESLEDETFVAEPVSYRARGLEWTGVRQRAALSRDACRGLTLELDTLTLGGGPVIKLVWRLLNESDAHRRLRGGWHVFLKPDGEMDDTVLFSADSERKQRPWYVEQDGGHWAAASNPRTGRTFVLVAPKNGVRMDSWGDAGGHLKLMRGHEVAARGVSEETAYLVLAGSRDEARQYAVLKDL from the coding sequence ATGACGATGGCGGAACAAGCCAATCTGCGGCTGATCGACCCTGTGAGGGACGCCGCCGCGATCGCCGGTATGTGGAACGAAAGCGACGGCGAATGGCCCGGCACCTGGAACAGCGGCGTGCCCACGACGGCGCGGGACATCCGGGAGTGGCACGAAAAGGAGGAATACACCGCGGTCTTCGTCTGGGCCGAAGGGGAGAAGATCGGCGGGTACTGTTCCCTGGTATACGACAAGGATGACGGCGAGGCCCTCTACCTCGCACTCTTAAACGTCTCCCCGCGCTTCCAGGGCAGGAGCATCGGCCGGCGGTTGCTCGTCCGCTCGGTGGAGATGGCCATCGAGGACAAGAAGTACCACCTCGACCTGGACACCTGGTCGGGGAACGTGAAGGCGATGGCGCCTTACAAGCGGACGGGCTTCTTCTGGGACGCCGGAGGGTGGCCGATCATGCGCAACTACATGCCCGCGATCCTGGAGATGCCCTGTACGCGGTACTTCTTCGACCGGCACGACTGGTACGAGTCGCTGGAGCGGCGGATCGACCAGCAGCCCGACGATGAAACCTGGGAAGGGCTGGTGATTTTTACCTACCGGTTTACGTCCGGGGGGACGCCGTCATCCAGTGGCGGCGCCGGGTCTGGCGCGGATGAACCCGAGTCCGCCGGGGACCGGGAGGAACTGACGGTCCGGGTGGACCGCGAAGCCCGGCACGTGACCGCGGTGGAGACGGCGGATTTGTCCGCCTGGGCGACAGTGGACGAAATCGAGCCGGTGCGGGGCGGGCAGACGCTTCTTCGGTGGAAACTGGAGAACCGGAAGGACGCGCCGGCCGCCTTCTCGTTGACGGCGAAAGAGACGGGCGACCTGTCCATCGACTACCACTGCCGGAAGACGTTGGGACCCGGCGAGACGGTCTCCCTCGAGGCACCGGTGAGCGTGTCGGCCAAAGCCGAAACCGCGGACGTGAAGAAGACCGCGCCGAGGGTGCGCACCAGCATACGTTGGGACGATCTACCCATTGACCTCGCCACCGGTATCCGGCCGCGGGTCGAGATGTCCTTTTCCGTCGATCCCGGTGAGATCACCCTGGCTCCCGGCGCGCCGCGGCCGGTGCGCGTAACCCTGCACAGCCAGTTGGCCGAAGACGTGGAAGCGCAGGTCCGCATCACGGCATCGGACGGTCTCTCGGTGGACCGGAGCGCGCGAACCGTCGCAGTGCCCGCCCGGGGATACGGAGGATTCGAAACCGTCCTGGAAGCGGACCGCCCGGGCGTATTCGGACTGACCCTGTCGGGGCGCTTCGAACGGGAAGGCAAGCCGGTCGACCTTGCGGATGCGAAACACGCCGTCTTCGCTTTGGCGCCGGGCGGGCTGTTGTACCACCAGGACGGCGCGGTACGGTTCGAGAACGAGATCTTCCGGGCGAACCTGGTGGCCGAGGGCGGCCAGTTGAAGATCAGCGATCGGGCCACCGGGAGGCATCTGGGAACGGAAGGCGGCCGTCCCATCCCGCCGAAGTGGCCCAGCGAATACAGCGAGTCGGACTTCAAGCTGAAAGCCGAAGGGGACGGGAACGGCGTGGTCCTCACGGCAACCTTTGCATCCCGGAAGACCCCCGGCCTCGTCTTCAGCCGGATCATCCGGTTGAACGCCGGGCCGGTCATTACCGTGGAGCACACGCTGGAAAATACCGGCTTCGACCCCCGCACCTCCCGCCTCTACCAGTTCGTCACGAACGGGGGTGCGGACCAGTCGGCACTGACGCTGCCGCTCCGGGAAGGGATCCTCAAGGCCCGTTGTAGCGATCGGCCCGCGCCGGACGACCACGATTTCAAGATGGGCGACAGCTACGCGGAAACGTGGGGCGCCTTCGAAATGCCCCATGGAACGATGGGAGTCCTTTGGCTCGACGGCCTGGACGAGGTCGAATGGAGCGGTTATGAATTCCAGGCGGTGAGCGTGGAGACGACCTGCGCGCCCCAGTCCTGCGTCTCCTTCGGCGCCCTGAGACTGCGCGTCGGGGACGGCGGCTGGCAAGGCGTACGCCGGCTGTGGCGGCGTATCCAGGGGGAACCGGTCGGAGAAGGCGAGCCCGTCCCGCGGATCCTGGACGAATTCGAAGCGTCGACCGATCCTCCCCTGGCCGTGGTAAGCGGAGACGAGACCGACATCCGTTTCAGGATTGCGCAGTGGAAGTCCCGGAAGGCCAGCGGGACCGTTTCCTTCGTCATGCCGGACGGCTGGCGGTGCGACCCGCCGTGGGCTTCGTTTTCAGATGTCGACTGGCGGCAACCCTTCTATGGTTCGGTGCGGCTTTCCACGTCGCGGCCGCCCGGCGTCTACACCGGCCGCATGGTGCTGGACAGCGGGGAGCGCGGCGCGGAGGTCGAACTGCCCCTCGTCCGGCTGACGGACGGATCGGTCGTGGAAGTCGACGAGGTCGAATCCGGGGGCCACGTCGAATTCGGGGGCCACAGGGTGTATACCATTCGAAACCAACGGCTCGAAATCGACGTCGCCCCCTCCTTCCTCGGATCCGTGAGCGCCATCCGGGATGCCGGCGGCGAATGCAACCACCTGGCTTCAGCCTTTCCCCGACCTGAAGCCTTCGGATGGAGCTACCCCTGGTATGGCGGGCTGCAGCCCGAGATCGTGTTGGACCGCCTGTCCTGGACGGAGTCCCTCGAGGACGAGACGTTCGTCGCGGAGCCCGTCTCCTATCGCGCCCGGGGCCTCGAATGGACGGGCGTGCGACAACGGGCGGCGTTATCCAGGGATGCGTGCCGCGGCCTGACCCTGGAACTCGATACCCTGACCCTGGGGGGAGGACCGGTGATCAAACTGGTATGGAGGCTGCTGAACGAAAGCGACGCGCACCGGCGCTTAAGGGGCGGATGGCATGTGTTCCTGAAGCCCGACGGCGAGATGGACGACACCGTCCTGTTCTCGGCGGACAGCGAACGGAAGCAGCGCCCGTGGTATGTCGAACAGGATGGCGGACACTGGGCCGCCGCCTCCAACCCGCGCACCGGGCGGACATTCGTGCTCGTTGCGCCGAAAAACGGCGTCCGGATGGACAGCTGGGGTGACGCCGGG